A single Drechmeria coniospora strain ARSEF 6962 chromosome 03, whole genome shotgun sequence DNA region contains:
- a CDS encoding putative ribosomal protein L30 codes for MSFFRITLHRSAIGLPERTRGVLAALGLRRRMQTVFYPVEPQIAGMILKVKELVRVHEVQRRLTKHEVKAERTPESGFYVEKTVPRMSGLGAHDRPRV; via the coding sequence ATGTCCTTCTTCCGCATCACGCTCCACCGTTCGGCCATCGGTCTTCCCGAGCGCACCCGCGGTGTCCTTGCCGCCTTGGGCCTGCGCCGCCGTATGCAGACCGTCTTCTATCCCGTTGAGCCCCAGATAGCCGGAATGATCCTGAAAGTCAAGGAGCTTGTCCGCGTGCACGAGGTCCAGCGCCGCCTGACGAAACACGAGGTGAAGGCCGAGCGGACGCCGGAAAGTGGCTTTTACGTCGAGAAGACGGTGCCGAGGATGTCTGGACTTGGTGCACACGACCGGCCGCGGGTTTGA